A stretch of Paenibacillus peoriae DNA encodes these proteins:
- a CDS encoding AraC family transcriptional regulator, translated as MDPLLHSLFRPLQVNGSDLSTYYIEQKPSAALRAYVACYWESGPANRVVEGNLAASYEDTASLSLPQEETMERVLPDGCTDILLEYDSVSKRQELSYCGTFTNPFVSTRQVGSETRIFAVRFFPGGAHYFHGMPTHLFTGGNYRLEDLWPESIAVIGERIMEAQNFNERVRIMDEYLNQLLFRQRTNDCDLMKNLLHRIFVSGGRVGVKELAEREAISERQLNRKFGQWIGISPKKFSEVVRFQSVLHSIQSGGSLDWTELALKHSFFDQAHLIRDFRRFYGDSPLTAAKDLRKLSDFYNTRPEASAILKI; from the coding sequence ATGGACCCTTTGCTGCATTCACTATTTCGTCCCCTTCAAGTCAATGGAAGTGATCTGTCCACGTATTATATCGAACAAAAGCCCTCTGCCGCGCTGAGAGCTTATGTAGCTTGCTATTGGGAGTCCGGTCCGGCTAATAGGGTGGTAGAGGGGAATCTAGCAGCTTCGTACGAAGACACCGCTTCGTTAAGCCTGCCGCAGGAAGAAACCATGGAGCGGGTATTACCTGACGGCTGTACGGATATTCTATTAGAATACGACTCGGTGAGTAAGCGTCAGGAACTCTCGTACTGCGGGACATTTACGAATCCGTTCGTGTCTACCAGACAAGTAGGGTCCGAGACACGTATTTTTGCGGTGCGTTTTTTTCCGGGTGGTGCGCATTATTTTCACGGGATGCCGACTCACTTGTTTACAGGCGGTAATTATCGCTTGGAAGATCTCTGGCCCGAAAGCATCGCCGTCATAGGTGAGCGCATTATGGAAGCGCAGAATTTCAATGAACGGGTGCGCATAATGGATGAGTATCTTAACCAGCTTCTGTTTCGCCAACGCACGAACGATTGCGACCTGATGAAAAACCTGCTGCATCGCATCTTTGTGAGCGGTGGGAGAGTGGGGGTCAAGGAGCTTGCGGAGCGTGAGGCGATCAGTGAAAGACAGCTTAACCGCAAATTCGGGCAATGGATCGGGATCAGCCCCAAAAAGTTCAGTGAAGTCGTCCGCTTCCAGAGCGTTCTACACAGTATCCAAAGCGGCGGGAGTCTGGATTGGACGGAGCTGGCATTGAAGCACAGCTTTTTCGATCAGGCGCATTTAATCCGCGATTTTCGCAGGTTTTATGGAGATTCTCCGCTTACTGCGGCTAAGGATTTACGGAAGTTGTCCGATTTTTACAATACACGCCCAGAGGCTTCGGCTATACTCAAAATATGA
- a CDS encoding CxxH/CxxC protein: MYVVCKEHVELAIDMFVDEYEDAPDVVDLKETKFSDWDPPVKCKECEKKAEFLVV, encoded by the coding sequence ATGTACGTGGTATGTAAAGAGCATGTGGAACTGGCAATTGATATGTTCGTCGATGAATACGAGGATGCACCGGATGTCGTCGATCTCAAGGAAACGAAATTTTCGGATTGGGACCCTCCAGTGAAGTGCAAGGAATGTGAGAAGAAAGCAGAGTTTTTGGTCGTCTAA
- a CDS encoding class I SAM-dependent methyltransferase: protein MNKWDTEEAIRRWDMHAENFTAKYTEEGDRSREVLLNPALQACMEPLEGKKVLDAGCGEGYLSRKMARAGALVEAVDYSTEMLRLAKERTPSTLGITYHHGNLEKLEMFGDQSFDLIVSNMVIQDLAHYERAIAEMRRLLVPGGNFIFSILHPCFLTPQSGWVKDETGKKLYWKVDQYFNEGPLEQAIPYDQEEKLLYFHRTLGSYVQTIVVAGLLLDGMIEPKPSADMLEKFPHFREDLNVSNFLIFKTKRQG from the coding sequence ATGAATAAGTGGGACACGGAAGAGGCCATTCGACGCTGGGATATGCATGCAGAAAACTTTACGGCCAAGTACACGGAGGAAGGGGATCGGTCTCGCGAAGTCCTGCTGAATCCGGCATTGCAAGCTTGTATGGAACCCCTTGAGGGCAAAAAAGTGCTGGATGCCGGCTGTGGCGAAGGCTATCTAAGCCGGAAAATGGCCAGGGCGGGTGCTTTGGTAGAGGCTGTCGATTACTCGACAGAGATGCTGAGGCTAGCCAAAGAGCGAACGCCGTCAACGTTGGGAATTACATATCACCATGGCAATCTGGAAAAGCTGGAGATGTTCGGGGACCAGAGCTTTGATCTGATCGTGTCCAATATGGTCATTCAGGACTTGGCTCATTATGAGCGGGCGATTGCCGAAATGCGGCGGTTATTAGTTCCGGGAGGTAACTTTATTTTTTCTATTCTGCATCCGTGCTTTCTGACGCCGCAGAGTGGATGGGTGAAGGATGAGACAGGGAAAAAGCTGTATTGGAAAGTGGATCAATATTTCAACGAAGGCCCTCTGGAGCAAGCGATTCCTTATGATCAGGAGGAAAAGCTTTTGTATTTTCACCGTACGCTGGGCAGCTATGTACAGACCATTGTTGTGGCGGGTTTGTTGTTGGATGGAATGATCGAACCGAAGCCGTCTGCTGACATGCTGGAGAAATTTCCCCATTTCCGTGAAGACCTGAACGTCAGTAATTTCCTCATTTTTAAGACCAAACGTCAGGGATAG
- a CDS encoding cellulase family glycosylhydrolase: MLKRRPVSLLSLTLAITLLLSTFASVAAAAESDGQAPQAAAASSLQSYVEAMQPGWNLGNSLDAVGADETAWGNPRITQALIQQIAAQGYKSIRIPVTWDKHIGAAPTYTVESAYMNRVEEVVRWALDVNLYVMINVHHDSWTWVSSMEPKHDEVLARYNALWTQIAPRFKDQPNKLMFESINEPRFSEGGTTDEAKMNQMLQELNISFHKIVRASGGKNATRPLVLPGLDTAPAQTKINELYNTITKLNDPNLIATVHYYGYWPFSVNIAGHTTFDKDTKNDIIQTFDNVYNTFVAKGIPVIVGEYGLLGFDKHTGVIEQGEKLKFFEFLTYYMKEKKITGILWDNGQHFNRTTYKWSDPELFNVIKASLKGRSSNADRDLIHLKKGTSAQDTKVTLNLNGNQLNTLSANSKQLKQGTDYTLSGDTLTFKASLLTSLTTSGKYGENAAITAKFNKGADWNFRVVVYDTPKLSAVEGTTQAFTIPTDFRGSQLATMEAVYTNGGNAGPQDWTPYKEFGNTFSPAYDANGIKLLPEFFNSVKDGEVTLKFHFWSGDVVTYKITKSGTRVTGTTS; the protein is encoded by the coding sequence ATGTTAAAACGAAGACCCGTTTCATTACTGTCGTTGACGCTTGCCATCACCCTATTATTATCTACGTTCGCATCCGTTGCCGCTGCTGCCGAATCTGACGGACAAGCACCGCAAGCTGCGGCTGCGAGCAGCCTGCAATCGTATGTGGAAGCCATGCAGCCTGGATGGAATTTGGGAAATTCTCTGGATGCTGTCGGGGCAGATGAGACAGCCTGGGGTAATCCGCGCATTACTCAGGCGTTGATTCAGCAAATTGCTGCCCAAGGGTACAAAAGCATACGCATCCCCGTCACCTGGGATAAGCACATTGGAGCCGCACCAACCTATACCGTTGAGTCCGCCTACATGAACCGTGTGGAAGAGGTTGTTCGCTGGGCACTGGACGTCAATCTGTACGTCATGATCAATGTCCATCATGATTCTTGGACGTGGGTAAGCAGTATGGAACCCAAACATGATGAGGTGCTGGCTCGCTATAACGCATTATGGACACAAATTGCCCCGCGCTTTAAAGATCAGCCTAACAAGCTAATGTTTGAAAGCATTAACGAACCTCGTTTCTCCGAAGGAGGGACTACGGATGAAGCGAAAATGAACCAGATGCTCCAGGAACTGAATATATCCTTCCACAAAATTGTCCGTGCTTCTGGCGGTAAAAATGCCACTCGTCCCCTTGTTCTGCCTGGTTTGGACACCGCACCTGCTCAGACCAAAATCAATGAGCTGTACAACACGATAACCAAGCTGAACGATCCCAACCTGATTGCCACCGTCCACTATTATGGTTATTGGCCTTTCAGTGTAAATATTGCAGGCCATACTACTTTTGATAAAGATACTAAAAACGATATCATCCAAACCTTTGATAACGTCTATAACACCTTTGTAGCCAAGGGGATTCCGGTCATTGTCGGTGAATATGGCCTGCTCGGCTTCGATAAACATACAGGCGTGATTGAACAGGGCGAAAAGCTAAAATTCTTCGAGTTCCTGACCTACTACATGAAGGAGAAGAAAATAACAGGCATACTCTGGGATAACGGCCAGCATTTTAATCGCACAACGTACAAATGGTCTGATCCCGAACTCTTTAATGTTATTAAAGCCAGCCTAAAAGGGCGTTCCTCCAATGCAGACCGTGACCTCATTCACTTGAAGAAAGGCACCTCTGCTCAGGACACCAAAGTCACCTTAAACCTGAACGGCAATCAGCTGAACACACTCAGTGCTAACAGCAAGCAACTGAAACAGGGCACCGACTATACGCTGAGCGGAGATACATTAACGTTCAAGGCCAGCTTGCTCACCAGCCTGACCACCTCCGGTAAATATGGGGAGAATGCCGCCATTACCGCTAAGTTTAACAAGGGGGCAGACTGGAATTTTAGAGTCGTCGTGTATGATACCCCAAAATTAAGTGCTGTCGAAGGGACTACTCAAGCCTTTACCATTCCAACAGACTTCCGTGGTAGCCAGCTTGCCACGATGGAAGCCGTGTATACGAATGGTGGTAACGCCGGTCCACAGGATTGGACACCCTATAAAGAATTTGGCAATACCTTTTCCCCTGCCTATGATGCCAATGGGATCAAGCTATTGCCTGAATTTTTTAATAGTGTAAAAGATGGTGAAGTCACGCTAAAGTTCCACTTCTGGAGCGGCGATGTGGTGACATACAAAATCACTAAGAGCGGAACCCGTGTAACGGGAACGACATCTTAA
- a CDS encoding S1C family serine protease has protein sequence MGLFEDDFYSTKVSTRAAKKMAFKARRGGRGRWPHRKRGVSPVQAAVISGAVSAVIAVLLFSFITGLPSTTAVSGASHYPLRQAAGDPYDRIVQAAAKVRPAVVSIVNLKDEEGKSTEQSALGSGVIFRVSSGKAFIMTNNHVVEGSDDLDIVTVDGVRKEAKLIGKDRISDIAVLAVDDKGISTVADIGDSSKLRLGETVIAIGNPLGLGDTLTSGIVSYTNRIIPISINQDGVYDWEQHVIQTDAAINEGNSGGALVDLDGRVIGINTMKIADTGVEGLGFAIPANEVMKTVNELVEDGKITRPYLGVYTVDLNNEYAPLDETQRKELKLPDSVKNGAVVLEAHGPAKEAGLKLNDVITAFDSEPINSTLDLRRYLYDNKKIGDELKVTFYRAGKEETMTLKLTDKPEG, from the coding sequence ATGGGCTTGTTTGAGGACGATTTTTATTCAACGAAGGTATCCACACGTGCGGCTAAAAAAATGGCATTTAAGGCACGCCGTGGAGGACGGGGACGTTGGCCACACAGGAAGCGTGGAGTAAGTCCGGTGCAAGCTGCTGTCATTAGCGGTGCAGTCAGTGCAGTGATTGCCGTGCTTCTGTTCAGTTTTATTACAGGTCTGCCCTCCACTACAGCGGTAAGCGGAGCCAGTCACTATCCCTTGCGGCAAGCAGCGGGTGACCCGTATGACCGGATTGTGCAGGCGGCAGCCAAAGTGCGCCCAGCCGTCGTTAGCATCGTGAATCTGAAAGATGAAGAGGGTAAAAGTACGGAACAATCCGCGCTTGGATCGGGTGTCATTTTCCGAGTGAGTTCGGGCAAAGCCTTCATTATGACGAATAACCATGTGGTCGAAGGATCGGATGATCTGGATATTGTAACGGTAGACGGTGTCAGAAAAGAGGCAAAGCTGATCGGGAAGGATCGCATTAGTGATATCGCGGTACTGGCAGTTGACGATAAAGGCATTAGCACAGTAGCGGATATCGGCGACTCCAGCAAACTTCGTCTGGGTGAAACGGTCATTGCTATTGGCAACCCGCTTGGCTTGGGAGATACGCTTACCTCCGGTATAGTAAGCTATACGAATCGCATCATTCCGATTTCCATTAATCAGGATGGGGTATATGACTGGGAGCAGCATGTCATCCAGACCGATGCGGCGATTAATGAGGGAAACAGCGGCGGCGCGCTGGTCGATCTGGACGGACGTGTGATTGGCATCAATACGATGAAAATCGCTGATACTGGTGTTGAGGGACTTGGTTTCGCTATTCCCGCCAATGAGGTAATGAAAACGGTGAATGAACTGGTTGAGGACGGCAAGATCACCCGCCCTTATCTGGGGGTATACACGGTCGATCTCAATAATGAATATGCACCGCTGGATGAAACTCAGCGCAAGGAGCTCAAGCTGCCGGACAGCGTGAAGAATGGAGCAGTCGTTCTGGAAGCCCACGGTCCTGCCAAAGAGGCTGGCTTGAAGCTGAACGATGTCATTACAGCGTTTGATAGCGAACCGATTAACTCTACGCTTGATTTGCGTCGCTACTTGTACGATAACAAGAAAATTGGCGATGAGCTGAAAGTTACTTTTTACCGGGCAGGCAAGGAAGAAACGATGACGTTAAAATTAACAGATAAGCCGGAAGGCTAA
- a CDS encoding MBL fold metallo-hydrolase, with protein MGISFTVLSSGSTGNATVVRNEDTTLLIDAGLSAKRIDELLKERELSGEELDGILVTHEHSDHVKGLGAMARKYNLPIYANEKTWFAISNAVGQIADDNRRILETGATREFESLRVESFGISHDAAEPVGYSFYDGAEKLSVATDLGYVSDKVKQAISDADVLVLESNHDVEMLRMGRYPWNIKRRILSDIGHLSNEMAGAILSELLTGRTKRTYLAHLSRDHNMMELAKLTVRGAMEDRGCFYKDSEFRLCDTYYDRPTPWDKVSEP; from the coding sequence ATGGGGATTTCATTTACCGTGCTGTCGAGCGGTTCGACCGGCAACGCTACCGTTGTGCGGAACGAAGACACGACATTGCTCATCGATGCGGGTCTCAGCGCGAAGCGTATTGACGAATTGCTGAAAGAACGCGAGCTGAGCGGAGAAGAGTTGGATGGTATTTTGGTCACGCATGAGCATTCCGATCATGTTAAAGGACTAGGCGCCATGGCGCGTAAATATAATTTACCTATATATGCTAACGAGAAGACATGGTTTGCCATCAGCAATGCTGTTGGGCAAATTGCAGACGATAACCGTAGAATATTGGAGACAGGCGCAACGCGAGAATTTGAGTCATTACGCGTGGAGTCTTTTGGTATATCCCATGATGCGGCCGAGCCTGTAGGATATAGCTTTTATGATGGGGCGGAGAAGCTGAGTGTAGCGACCGATCTTGGCTATGTCAGCGACAAAGTGAAACAGGCGATATCAGATGCGGATGTATTGGTGCTGGAGTCTAATCATGATGTGGAAATGCTACGTATGGGTCGTTATCCGTGGAACATCAAGCGCCGTATTCTCAGCGATATCGGTCATTTATCTAATGAGATGGCGGGCGCGATTCTTAGCGAGCTGCTGACAGGACGGACGAAGCGAACGTATTTGGCACATTTGAGCCGCGACCACAATATGATGGAACTCGCGAAGCTGACTGTACGCGGGGCGATGGAAGACCGCGGCTGTTTTTACAAGGATAGTGAATTTCGACTGTGTGATACGTACTATGATCGTCCTACACCTTGGGATAAGGTAAGTGAGCCATAA
- the yycI gene encoding two-component system regulatory protein YycI has translation MDWSRAKNVLICTFLLLNVVLGYQLWHDAQETAGPSLDFTSLDENTQRLMEEKSIQVLAPIPGDTPQLPKLSYTYVHSGEKDDRVQLVKPVDSKLVFTHDALVEALEPQIKDIDNFQYDPLDVQEELASGQADAFVLHPLVQGKWPLFNVKLALFYSNQKITGYRKIKVELQPSDEAKKMLPASKALARLIDGYLPRDTIVKDIRLGYYGQTFNSDSQVAAPVWRFMLDNGKGVYYVQMNGDVISPKTEHTEGS, from the coding sequence ATGGATTGGAGCCGCGCCAAGAACGTATTGATCTGTACATTTTTGCTGCTCAATGTGGTATTGGGTTACCAATTGTGGCATGATGCGCAGGAAACGGCAGGGCCGAGTCTGGATTTTACTTCATTGGATGAAAATACGCAGCGTTTAATGGAAGAGAAAAGCATTCAGGTGCTGGCTCCGATTCCCGGCGATACCCCGCAGCTGCCTAAACTCTCTTACACATACGTTCATAGTGGAGAAAAGGATGATCGTGTGCAGCTGGTGAAGCCAGTGGATAGCAAACTGGTATTCACCCATGATGCGCTAGTGGAGGCATTGGAGCCACAAATCAAGGATATCGATAACTTTCAGTACGATCCGCTGGATGTTCAGGAGGAATTGGCATCCGGACAAGCAGATGCTTTTGTACTTCATCCGCTGGTTCAGGGCAAATGGCCGTTATTTAATGTGAAGCTGGCTCTGTTTTACAGCAATCAAAAGATTACAGGGTATCGCAAAATTAAGGTCGAGCTCCAGCCTTCGGATGAGGCAAAGAAAATGCTGCCTGCGTCCAAAGCACTGGCAAGGCTGATCGACGGCTATTTGCCGCGTGATACGATTGTGAAGGATATCCGGCTCGGTTATTACGGACAGACCTTTAACTCCGATAGTCAGGTGGCTGCCCCCGTGTGGCGGTTTATGCTGGACAACGGAAAAGGTGTGTATTATGTGCAGATGAACGGAGATGTCATTAGTCCAAAGACAGAACATACAGAAGGGTCTTGA
- a CDS encoding YycH family regulatory protein: MKERLKSWTLILLVASSLVQTYFLIYRLPGSDSVLTSETNYVKTESMGQEEKIENLVFPDKMLIHQGEKKHTVFYPGVTFYDLIYTRLESRSFNNFQRRSIQSADWAQIRSENEGIELSFSGGVPVSLLERVMRLTPDSVFQGETINRIWIYIDEKNAKPHALFFSARGDVVYEANQFDMTVEDIRQHVNFGKNAPLYELVNNQYYIPVDDLETTQPVVYAGLFTTEQMQRNLFFDPGITRNIQEKDGSQIYTDSKRSLQIKQEQRWMSYTDPSAPGAGGSSPIRDVLAAVDFVNQHGGWDASYQLKLRSSDENRTSVMFQQYYGAYPVLDTPSFRFGTISLQIQQETASVYERSLLYLKGGEQSSKKVMLPGGEPLKKRLETVGKGKTIRDLTPVYQPELTNDGLKLAPEWRVTFGDGSVAEILAVPVTTASNTTQTKPDRETKR; encoded by the coding sequence GTGAAGGAACGTTTGAAGTCCTGGACGCTTATTTTGCTGGTTGCTTCCAGCCTGGTACAGACTTATTTTTTAATTTACCGCCTTCCAGGCAGTGATTCTGTACTCACTTCAGAAACGAACTATGTCAAAACCGAAAGCATGGGGCAGGAGGAAAAGATTGAGAACCTCGTGTTTCCTGATAAAATGCTAATTCACCAAGGTGAGAAGAAGCATACCGTTTTTTATCCGGGTGTTACTTTTTACGATTTAATTTATACACGGCTGGAAAGCCGAAGCTTTAACAACTTTCAACGTCGAAGTATTCAATCGGCGGACTGGGCACAGATTCGCAGCGAAAACGAAGGCATCGAATTATCCTTTTCAGGCGGAGTCCCGGTTTCATTACTGGAGCGGGTTATGCGTCTGACGCCGGATTCGGTGTTTCAGGGAGAGACGATTAACCGCATTTGGATCTATATAGACGAAAAGAATGCCAAGCCACACGCGCTCTTTTTCAGTGCCAGAGGCGATGTGGTGTATGAGGCGAACCAGTTCGATATGACAGTAGAGGACATCCGCCAGCATGTGAATTTCGGTAAAAATGCCCCGTTGTACGAGCTGGTAAATAATCAGTACTACATTCCCGTGGATGATCTGGAAACTACGCAGCCTGTAGTGTATGCTGGATTGTTTACGACAGAGCAAATGCAGCGGAATTTGTTTTTCGATCCGGGGATTACGCGTAATATTCAGGAGAAGGACGGCTCCCAAATTTATACGGATAGCAAACGTAGTCTGCAAATCAAGCAGGAGCAACGTTGGATGAGCTATACCGATCCGAGTGCGCCAGGAGCGGGTGGAAGCAGCCCGATTAGGGATGTGCTGGCCGCAGTTGATTTCGTGAATCAGCATGGCGGTTGGGATGCTTCGTATCAGCTGAAATTGAGAAGCAGTGATGAAAATCGTACATCTGTGATGTTTCAGCAGTATTATGGTGCTTATCCAGTGCTCGACACACCATCGTTCCGCTTTGGTACGATTTCGCTGCAAATCCAGCAGGAAACGGCTTCTGTCTATGAACGTTCGTTGCTGTATCTCAAGGGAGGAGAGCAATCCTCGAAGAAGGTTATGCTGCCGGGCGGCGAGCCCTTGAAGAAGCGACTGGAGACTGTAGGCAAAGGGAAGACGATTCGAGATCTGACTCCCGTATATCAACCGGAGCTGACCAATGATGGATTGAAGCTTGCTCCTGAATGGCGCGTTACGTTCGGTGACGGTTCTGTTGCAGAAATTCTTGCTGTTCCTGTAACGACAGCATCCAACACAACACAAACGAAGCCAGACCGGGAGACAAAGAGGTGA